One window from the genome of Leptospira ryugenii encodes:
- a CDS encoding sensor histidine kinase, with product MKDPISNMEKLQSKVAGAVLIASAILIFLIILDDLYLQLYLIASIKVPVILIFGWAYRILQRKGFQEKYTHFVNIPMLVFFVINYLGNQGSDGPTFYGVLTLFVTYPILLSKKWRWFYIFLTLVVVTGLLFYGSDKNNLIVAEYESPIDQFQDHLFTFVAVSIFLSMVVTIVLDFYKMLNLQLMGSRQQLQEQLEFANSEKQKNETLLRVLAHDVRSPVNNLGQMIELYEAEDLSKQDFKRIVDTMKNRIQDLRVTIDNILSDVKKKSESSHIDSEPISPIFFTQAILDGMQYKWQTKQQILNFQYEQVKPQISLSKYNGEINIILKNLLDNAHKYSDVASIISVRIKESQEGVEWTIDSPGEPIPAEIQSVLFERALDSRNGSGVGLFLCKSLADRIGGILTYSSLPSINRFTFTIR from the coding sequence ATGAAAGATCCCATTTCTAATATGGAAAAGCTCCAATCAAAGGTTGCTGGGGCAGTTCTCATCGCCTCGGCAATTTTAATTTTCTTAATCATTTTAGATGACCTGTATCTGCAATTGTATTTGATCGCAAGCATCAAGGTACCGGTGATTCTCATTTTTGGATGGGCTTACCGAATACTCCAAAGGAAAGGATTCCAAGAAAAATACACCCATTTCGTAAACATACCCATGTTGGTATTTTTTGTGATCAATTATCTCGGGAACCAGGGAAGTGACGGCCCTACATTCTATGGAGTATTGACGCTCTTCGTTACATATCCTATTTTGCTTTCTAAAAAATGGCGCTGGTTTTATATCTTTTTAACTTTAGTTGTGGTGACAGGGCTCCTCTTTTATGGTTCCGATAAAAACAATTTGATCGTGGCCGAGTATGAAAGCCCCATTGACCAATTCCAGGACCATTTATTTACCTTCGTTGCAGTATCAATCTTTCTTTCTATGGTAGTCACCATCGTCCTTGATTTTTATAAAATGTTGAATTTGCAATTGATGGGAAGCAGGCAACAACTCCAAGAGCAATTAGAATTTGCAAATTCTGAAAAACAAAAGAATGAAACTCTTTTGCGTGTTTTGGCACATGATGTTAGAAGTCCTGTCAACAATCTTGGCCAAATGATTGAATTATATGAGGCGGAGGATCTTTCCAAACAAGACTTTAAAAGAATTGTGGATACTATGAAGAATCGGATCCAAGACTTGCGGGTTACGATTGATAACATCCTTAGCGATGTGAAAAAAAAATCTGAATCAAGCCATATTGACTCAGAACCTATTTCACCCATTTTTTTTACACAAGCCATTCTTGATGGTATGCAATACAAATGGCAAACCAAACAACAGATTCTCAACTTTCAGTATGAGCAAGTCAAACCGCAAATCTCATTATCAAAGTACAATGGTGAAATCAATATCATACTCAAAAATCTTTTAGACAATGCTCATAAATATTCTGATGTTGCTAGCATCATTTCTGTAAGAATCAAGGAATCCCAAGAAGGAGTCGAATGGACCATTGACAGTCCTGGTGAGCCTATACCCGCCGAGATCCAAAGCGTTCTATTTGAACGTGCTCTTGACTCAAGAAATGGATCTGGTGTGGGTCTCTTTCTATGCAAATCTTTGGCAGATCGGATAGGAGGTATTTTAACCTATTCATCCTTGCCTTCAATCAATAGATTTACTTTCACGATTCGATAA
- a CDS encoding Imm32 family immunity protein: MLTVELNPDFDTVTIHGSPDRLRWLASLLRELAYLAEQNGRHHEHLMSANWGGEELDSEPQSSEGKLVDHVILYGWSP; this comes from the coding sequence ATGCTCACAGTTGAATTGAATCCTGATTTTGATACGGTAACCATCCATGGGAGTCCAGATAGGTTACGTTGGCTTGCCTCCCTTCTCAGAGAGCTTGCTTATCTCGCAGAACAAAATGGAAGGCATCATGAACACCTAATGTCTGCAAACTGGGGAGGTGAAGAATTGGACAGCGAACCTCAATCCTCAGAAGGGAAGTTAGTTGACCATGTCATATTGTATGGATGGAGTCCTTGA
- a CDS encoding phosphoenolpyruvate carboxylase: MNKKIHDDLLFLLDCFAEVLHEIGEGDLVAYLPKKDFRPVETHPYPQPDSVVELLSICFQLLNMVEENAAAMYRRGAETNTGLDSIPGLWGEMFKKTREYGVSQNQILNLLPTIECEPVLTAHPTEAKRASVLGIHRELYLLLVKNENSIWSTWEKKLIRKEIKSALERLWRTGEIYLEKPDIAHERSNVAFYLSQIFPEVLTVLDDRFRQAWVEYGGQSEILLKPELWPKICFGNWVGGDRDGHPFVTSDFTLETLHAFKSLAMEIHKTYLMRALRALSLSDRMQTCPSTILTSLENWYQQDTELKEKVLKRNPNEPWRQFCHCLLLFLEKGISISEYKKQLRVLRESLLSIQADLLVERFVFPLERLAQTFGFHLAKTDIRQNSEMYAIALEQILECIGSKDFSYRKWSESSKLEFLLAELNNPRPFLLPSQQMMEASQKVLDTFRTIQTFIQKNGKEAVGSFIVSMTENVSDLLLVYLFCKETGILEKDNMGELFNPFQVVPLFETIEDLKRAPLIMDTYLSFPIVQRSYRGQSIQIMLGYSDSNKDGGIFASQWNLYNAELQLTAIANKHNVKFKFFHGRGGTISRGGGKTHKFLDALPHGTLSGDIRTTVQGESIAQQFANKLNAVYNLELLLATTTKVTLRHKYRERKPHPAAPILDSLANLTKQRYQELLHTEGFMEFFSQATPIDAIENSKIGSRPSRRTGKRSLKDLRAIPWVFSWSQSRFFLPNWYGFGGALEYLFQNQAKDYEILKNEIPEWHFLKFLIRNIETGVYSSSERVYFMYAGLVEEQKIRDRFLSMIQKERELTIFHLNALRGKPLEESRPAMVETLLLRESSLETLHKLQVDALDTWRKNPDVPKHLESVLLTVNAIASGLRTTG; encoded by the coding sequence ATGAACAAAAAAATTCATGATGATCTTTTATTTCTCCTCGATTGTTTTGCAGAAGTCTTACATGAAATCGGCGAAGGTGACTTAGTTGCCTATCTTCCAAAGAAAGACTTTCGACCTGTAGAAACGCATCCCTATCCTCAACCCGATTCCGTTGTCGAGTTATTGAGCATTTGCTTTCAGCTTTTGAATATGGTGGAAGAAAATGCAGCCGCAATGTATAGGAGAGGTGCCGAGACCAATACGGGTTTGGATTCAATCCCTGGTCTTTGGGGAGAAATGTTTAAAAAAACTAGAGAATATGGAGTGAGCCAAAATCAGATTCTAAATCTCCTTCCTACGATAGAATGTGAACCTGTTTTGACTGCCCACCCAACAGAAGCGAAGCGTGCCTCAGTCCTTGGCATACATAGAGAGTTGTATCTACTTCTCGTTAAAAATGAAAATTCGATTTGGAGTACTTGGGAAAAAAAATTAATTCGGAAAGAAATAAAATCAGCTTTGGAACGCCTTTGGAGGACAGGCGAGATTTACCTTGAGAAACCAGATATTGCCCATGAAAGGTCTAATGTGGCCTTCTATTTATCACAAATCTTTCCAGAGGTTTTGACCGTTTTAGATGATCGTTTTCGGCAGGCTTGGGTTGAGTATGGAGGGCAATCAGAAATTCTTTTGAAACCAGAACTATGGCCAAAGATTTGTTTTGGAAATTGGGTGGGAGGAGATCGCGATGGGCATCCCTTTGTCACTTCAGACTTTACCTTAGAAACCTTACATGCATTCAAAAGCCTTGCTATGGAAATTCATAAAACATATCTTATGCGAGCATTACGTGCGCTTTCTTTGTCAGATAGAATGCAAACCTGTCCAAGTACAATTTTAACATCCTTAGAAAATTGGTACCAACAAGATACCGAATTGAAGGAAAAAGTTCTAAAAAGAAATCCAAATGAACCCTGGCGTCAATTTTGCCATTGCCTACTTTTGTTTTTAGAGAAAGGGATTTCAATAAGTGAGTATAAAAAGCAACTTAGAGTTCTAAGAGAATCGTTATTGTCCATCCAAGCAGATTTACTTGTGGAACGATTTGTATTCCCTCTTGAAAGATTGGCACAAACATTCGGCTTCCATTTGGCAAAAACAGATATCAGGCAAAACTCTGAGATGTATGCGATAGCATTAGAGCAAATTTTAGAGTGTATAGGTTCCAAGGATTTTTCCTATAGAAAGTGGTCAGAATCGTCAAAGTTAGAGTTCTTACTTGCGGAGTTGAATAACCCACGACCATTTTTATTGCCCTCCCAGCAGATGATGGAAGCATCACAAAAAGTTTTAGATACATTCCGTACGATCCAAACATTCATACAAAAAAATGGGAAGGAAGCGGTTGGAAGTTTTATTGTCAGTATGACGGAAAATGTGTCCGATTTACTATTAGTCTATTTATTTTGCAAGGAGACTGGCATACTTGAAAAGGATAACATGGGTGAACTATTTAATCCATTTCAAGTGGTGCCATTGTTCGAAACGATTGAAGATTTGAAAAGAGCACCTCTGATCATGGATACTTATCTTTCTTTTCCGATAGTCCAGAGGTCTTATCGAGGCCAAAGCATTCAGATTATGTTAGGATATAGTGACTCAAATAAAGATGGAGGTATATTTGCCAGCCAGTGGAATTTATATAATGCCGAGTTGCAACTAACAGCAATAGCCAACAAACATAATGTAAAATTTAAATTTTTCCATGGGCGTGGCGGAACAATCTCGAGAGGTGGGGGAAAAACACATAAGTTTCTTGATGCTTTGCCTCATGGAACATTGTCAGGAGATATCAGAACTACCGTACAAGGAGAATCCATTGCGCAACAATTTGCAAACAAATTGAATGCGGTCTATAACCTTGAATTGTTGTTAGCAACGACAACAAAAGTAACCCTTCGACACAAATACCGGGAACGAAAGCCTCATCCTGCAGCTCCTATTCTTGACAGTTTAGCCAATCTCACCAAACAAAGGTATCAAGAACTCCTTCATACAGAAGGTTTTATGGAGTTTTTCTCTCAGGCTACACCTATCGATGCCATTGAAAATTCAAAAATAGGATCTAGACCCTCTCGTAGAACTGGGAAAAGAAGTTTAAAAGATTTAAGAGCCATCCCTTGGGTATTTAGCTGGTCTCAGTCTCGGTTCTTTTTGCCAAATTGGTATGGATTTGGGGGGGCTCTTGAATATTTATTTCAAAACCAAGCCAAAGACTATGAAATCTTAAAAAATGAAATTCCTGAATGGCATTTTCTCAAATTTTTAATTCGAAATATAGAAACTGGTGTTTATTCCTCATCGGAGCGCGTGTATTTTATGTATGCGGGACTCGTGGAAGAACAAAAGATAAGGGACAGATTTCTTTCTATGATCCAAAAAGAAAGAGAACTTACAATTTTCCATTTAAATGCACTTCGTGGCAAACCTTTAGAAGAGTCTAGACCCGCGATGGTTGAAACTTTACTGTTGAGAGAATCATCGCTCGAAACATTACACAAATTGCAGGTAGACGCTTTGGATACATGGAGAAAGAATCCAGATGTTCCCAAACATTTAGAAAGCGTATTACTTACGGTGAATGCGATCGCAAGTGGGCTTAGAACAACAGGATAG